Within the Halichoerus grypus chromosome 2, mHalGry1.hap1.1, whole genome shotgun sequence genome, the region TGGTGCAAGCCAGGGTGATCCAGGGTGCAATGTCACAGAAGAAGTGGTTGATTGTGTGGGGACCACAGAAGGACAGGGTGCTGATGAGGGCTGTGGGCACTGCAATGGCCAGAAAACCGCACAGCCAGGATCCCAGGGCTAACTGTGCTGAGAGCAGGCTGCTCATGATGGCCCCATAGCGTAGAGGACAGCAGATGGCCAGATAGCGGTCATAAGCCATGGCTGCCAGGAGGAAGTATTCTGTGCAGCCCAGTGAGAAAACAAGGTACATCTGCAAAAGGCAGCCAGTAAATGATATGGTTTGGCTTCTCCCCAGAAGGATGGCCAGAGCTTTGGGGACTGCAGCTGTGGTATACCAAATCTCCAAGAAAGAGAGGTTGCTCAGAAAGAAGTACATAGGTGTATGTAGCTGGTGGGATGTACACACCAACATCAAGATAGCCATGTTACCACTCACTGTGAGAATGTACATCACCAGAAAAAGCATAAAGAGAGAGAGCTGAAAGACCTGGGACCCAGGaaagcccagcaggagaaaatCCTGGGAGAGAGTTGCATTGTCTGTGCCCATTGAATTTTGAGATATAGTGGTAAATAGAGGCTACACACTGAGGCTTTTGATCTAACCACACagtcttagaaaaagaaaagaaaaggattcaTGAGTGTGCTTCAGTAACTGAATGTAGACTGACAGTCAAACATATGCTGAGTGCCTGCTCTGTATTTGGAGCTGTGTTAATATCAAGTAATCTAATAATATGGAGAGATATGTGCTATTATCACCAATTAGTCATTGAAGAGACTTATGTGTGAAGCATTTTAGCATTTTTGCAAAGATTGCAACATAGTTACACTTCAGATCCTATATGCAAACTCAATCTTTGGACCTGCATCATCCTATTCTGGACATGCCCAAGCACAGCTATAGATTACATCTAAACACACAAAAGGATGAGCACTTCGTGTTGACACAATTCACTACATTGTAACTAGACTGGTCTAGTCCTGGtccttaaatgaaaatatgtatttttcttttctttttgtctttgtgtctCAAATGTAGGTTCTAGTCACTTTCATGTTTGACACAGCTTTTGAATTGGTCTTCTTCTAATTTTAAGCTCTGACCTCAAAAATAATGTTCAGAAGTAAactataaaaaaagttttaattagtgtaaacttatttttgtcttctctgaccTTGAATATTTCATGTATAAACTTATTAATGTGATACATTCTTTACaccaaaaaatatttccatgttaAAAAGGGATTTAAGGCAACAGCTTCCTGCATCTAAGACACCTGGATACTCATTTGGAGGGATTACACTGAGAATGggctaaaaacagaaaatcattttgaaactagttattttctgaaaagaataatttaaattccagttagttaacacacagtgtaatattagtttcaggtgtaccatttAGTGATTCCATGATTACATACAACATCTGGtgctcatgacaagtgcactccttaattcccatcacctaagtaactggaatttaaattatatatatatatatatatgtatatatatatcagttattataatgatatatatgtatataatcttaTTTAGATTTAATCAAGAATGATGAGTGAcagaaaaataatgatgatggtgatcatTTTTACTATGCAGTAAATAACATTGGTTAagtccattttttatttcagataatcAAAATATGTTTCTCTTTGTCACTAAGATAATCAATTTCCACTTATGTtaccattaaataaattatttaaaaatagtataatcCATTTCTGAATGCTTCTTTTTTAGGACAGAATCTATAAATTAGAAGATAAATTGGGAGCCCTTACTGTCAAACATGCATATCAAACTAAAACTTACACTTGAGGGgcgactggatggctcagtcattaagtgtcagctcaggtcatggtcccagggtcctggggtcgagccccgcatcgggctccctgcttggcgggaagcctgcttctccctctcccactccctctgcttgtattccctctcttgctgtgtctctctctgttcaaataaataaataaaatctttaaaaaaataaagcttacaCTTGAGAAGGAAATTTTGAACAAAGTTTAAGCGGACTTTTGTGTCTTCAGTCTTTGCATTCCCTTGTGAAAGAATGTCCCCTCTCTTCATCTTCATATATCACACTCTTACACCCTCTAAAAGAAATATTATCTCCACAAATCTTAGCAGATTCATTACATGCATCTAATTTCAACAAGGATTTTTATACTACAAATGGTTCTACAAAGCAAACGGGTCCACCATGTGGTGGGTGTATCACATTTATGGCAGAATGCAGCTTCAAAGTCTTCTAGAGCAGTAATCCCAAGTTCTAATGGATGTGTGAATCACTTGAGggtgatataaaaatatagattctaaTTCAGTCATCTTGGATTAGCCCTCTGATTCTGCATTCCACACAAATTTACAGAAGGCATCACTGGCTGAGGACCCTAATCTGAGCAGCAAGGATCTAGCatccttatatatttatatttcttaataaagAATATGAAGAACAGGGTGATGACATGACTCTCCTCTGGTTCATTGAGTAGTAAAGGATCTAGATTATTAATTAtcctaataaagaaaataatcatatctTAATTTAGACATTGAGGGATGAGATAGAACAATAAGATATATCGAGAAAAAGTGCTCATCAGCAAATATGCTACATAATGGTTTTCACAAATTTCTTAAAGTTATTATATCCAACATCTATATCATTCATGGCCAATCAATATATGTAACAACTTTTCTAGCTCAAAGTACTTACTGTCATTGCTAATGCCTTTGGTATTTAATTGATCTCTAAAAATGTAGTCAAGGAGCTGACATATAATGTAAATTCATAACAGATAATAGTAGCCAACCTATAGTGAAGTCTTACTTGGAAGTCATTAGCTTATTACCTAACACAATCCTTGTAAATCTTATTACTTTGGTTTTATTGTTATTCTACtagttttaaagatgagaaaactgaaacacatAGGAGCTAGAGAAGCTGTCCCAAGTGAAGTTGTGACTGTCAGTTCTGTAAATTCAATAGCAGAGCCTTAGCACTTTTGAGATGCTTTCAGGGACTCTTTTTAAATAGATCTCTATAGTATCTGACAggttcaaaaaaatatattttaatttgtattcaaaGAGAAATCATTGGTCAATATCATTCTAAAATCTATTACTATGATATGATTTTATCTTAAATCAGTAAGtaatgtgaataaaataattatactgttttccattttcaaaattaaatatcaaattcTAATGACTACAGATTAGAGAATAAATAGAATATCCATTACCATATTACAAAATGGCATTATCAGATTTGGTTTCCAATTATATTGCTGAATTTGTCAGATATCATGAACTAATAATATTTACTTACTTGAAGTATGTGATGATTATGCCCcgcattttaaaatttgcatatattGCTGTATATTTGAGTATTCTTAGTATTGATTCTAAGAAGGAAAGCTTATGGGACGTTCAGCAAATGACAAAGTTTCTAAAAATCTTAGATTCGATCTTAGTTCGGTTCACTGGTTTTAAATAAATGGCTTTTTGATTTTTCCAATTAACcagttgattcttttttatagaaaGAATTTGAGTTTTTAACAATTTAGTGACAGAGtttaataagtaattttaatttcttacaataggaaaatgattttaaatacataaaacaattgcTTTTCATATAAAAACGCAATATTTCAGCAAAAATAactacatttatgttgtttctgaATCACAGGAAGTTTCAGGTATTAATTAAAGGCTATGATGACTATATATTATGGAACAAATCTGTGATAACAAATTTACCCATTCATTGATCAGGTATTGGATAGAACACAGAAAGCACAGAATAACCTTGTTCACTTACCTAGTTGTAATTCTTTTTGCCATACATATAAAATCCATaaattctgtctttatcttttcCCCGCTTTTTTATTCcataatataattaatttaaaaatactgtatttctatTGCAATCATTTCatctacctttcttctttttcatttggttatcttaaaattttacacAATTTTCTCTCAATATTCAGTACTGTTTGATGAGCCCAATCTTCCACAGCTTTTGAAACTTGTTCTTAGGttttctctgtttatttattaattttttctttccttctgatcCAATCCTGTCTTAGCTACATTCAACTTTAGTTTTGGTGTTTTACGTTTTCTCAATCTCAATCTTCCACTTAATGAGCTCCATACTGAAAACAATTTGCTATTAAGTAATTACTTATGTGTACAGGAATCTTATGGGAGAAGGTGACAATTTAGTATTCTCTCTTCGGTACTTAGGGCTAGATAAAGAAGAGAAGATCTTTCAAATTATTTACAAACATTTGatttaaataactataatttaATGGAGATTCTACATGGAACAAGAAAGGGGTATTTCCTTAGGTTTACAAATATTAATGAAGATCTTTCATCTTTGTTCAAGTTCTgacaaaatgcaaatatttaataggttttcataatttctgaaaatctttatttttattttttaagttttttttaaattttaattccagtatagttaacatacaatattttattagtttctggtATACAGCACAGTGTTTAAGAATTCTATACATCAcatggtgctcatcatgacaagtgcacaccttcatctccatcacctatttctcccatctcccccacctATCTCCCATCTggtaactctcagtttgtttttttgtttttttgtttttttgatggtatgataccttatttttaaaatttttatttttcttattaacatataatgtattatttgtttcaggggaacaggtctgtgattcatcagtcttaaacaattcacagcactcaccatggcacataccatccccagtgtctatcacccaaccaccccatccttcccaaccccctccactccagcaaccctcagtttgtttcttgagattaagagtctcttatggtttgtctccctctctggtttggtcttctttcatttttccttcccttcccctacgctcctctgtcttgtttctcaaattcctcaaatcagtgatatcatatgataactgactttctctgattgactttttttgcttagcataataaccactaggtccatccacatcattgcaaatggcaagatatcagggttttttgatggctgcataatatccattgtatatatataccatatctttatccattcatctgttgatggacatcttggctctttccatagtttggctatttggacattcctgctataaacatcggggtgcatgtacccctttggatccctacatttgtatctttggggtaaatacccagtagtgcaattgctgggtcgtagggtagctctatattcaactttttgaggaacctccatactgttttccagtgtggctgcacaggcttacattcccaccaacagtgtaggagggttcccctttctccacatcgctgccaacatctgtcatttcctgacttgttaattttatccatgctgactggtgtgaggtggtatcttattgaggttttgctttggatttccctgatgccaagtgatgttgagcactttttcatgtgtctgttggccatttggatgtcttctttggaaaagtgtctgttcatgtcttctgcccatttcttgattggattatttgttctttgggtgttgagtttgataagttctttatagattttggatactagccctttatctgatatgtcatttgcaaatatcttctcccattctgtcagctgtcttttggttttgttgactgtttcctttgctgtgcaaaagctttttatcttgatgaaatcccagaagttcatttatgcccttgcttcccttgcctttggtgatgtttctaggaagaagttgctgcagctgaggttgaagaagttgctgcctctgttcttctcaaggattttcttggattcctgcctcacattcaggtctttcatccattttgagtttatttatgtgtgtggtgtaaggaaacggtccagtttcattcttctgcatgtggctgtccaattttcccagcaccatttgttgaagagactgtctt harbors:
- the LOC118528600 gene encoding olfactory receptor 6F1, with amino-acid sequence MGTDNATLSQDFLLLGFPGSQVFQLSLFMLFLVMYILTVSGNMAILMLVCTSHQLHTPMYFFLSNLSFLEIWYTTAAVPKALAILLGRSQTISFTGCLLQMYLVFSLGCTEYFLLAAMAYDRYLAICCPLRYGAIMSSLLSAQLALGSWLCGFLAIAVPTALISTLSFCGPHTINHFFCDIAPWITLACTSTQAVELVAFVIACVVILSSCLITLVSYIYIISTILRIPSASGRSKAFSTCSSHLTVVLIWYGSTIFLHVRLSNKEALDLTKAVTVLNTVVTPVLNPFIYTLRNKEVRETLLKKWKGK